The following proteins come from a genomic window of Corynebacterium hansenii:
- a CDS encoding DsbA family protein, which translates to MSQKIKNPNEKGSGFVVGIVALIAIVAAVIGVVLYMGRNQPIEGLPNEDVSFSVQAKDNVFRLASDKAGGDAVVAQVYEDFSCPHCAEMSKGGHADELQALNDGKLVVEYHPLNFLDRQGEGHSTKALAVMQRIAETGDARLFWNFHSLLMGDMQQAYTWDFEQYADRLKMMDAPSEVVDDVRDGLDLSAAREAAKANGEKLNGAIGTISSPHVIVDGKDILKDAKQGTLGEWVKNALEAGKAK; encoded by the coding sequence GTGAGCCAGAAAATCAAGAATCCGAACGAGAAGGGCTCCGGCTTCGTCGTCGGCATCGTCGCCCTCATCGCCATCGTCGCCGCGGTCATCGGCGTCGTCCTGTACATGGGGCGCAACCAGCCGATCGAGGGGCTCCCGAACGAGGACGTGTCGTTCTCCGTCCAGGCCAAGGACAACGTCTTCCGGCTGGCCTCCGACAAGGCCGGCGGCGACGCCGTCGTCGCCCAGGTCTACGAGGACTTCTCCTGCCCCCACTGCGCGGAGATGTCCAAGGGCGGCCACGCGGATGAGCTGCAGGCGCTCAACGATGGCAAGCTCGTGGTCGAATACCACCCGCTGAACTTCCTGGACCGCCAGGGCGAGGGGCACTCGACCAAGGCACTGGCCGTCATGCAGCGCATCGCCGAAACCGGCGACGCCCGCCTGTTCTGGAACTTCCACTCCCTGCTGATGGGCGACATGCAGCAGGCGTACACGTGGGACTTCGAGCAGTACGCCGATCGCCTGAAGATGATGGACGCGCCCTCCGAGGTCGTCGACGACGTCCGCGACGGCCTGGACCTGTCCGCGGCACGCGAGGCGGCCAAGGCCAACGGCGAGAAGCTCAACGGCGCCATCGGCACCATTTCCTCGCCGCACGTCATCGTCGACGGCAAGGACATTCTGAAGGACGCCAAGCAGGGCACTCTTGGAGAGTGGGTCAAGAACGCCCTGGAAGCCGGCAAGGCCAAGTAG
- a CDS encoding MauE/DoxX family redox-associated membrane protein, whose amino-acid sequence MREAIAFIARFGLAAVWLWSGGVKLANPLDSRQAIAAYELLPEGWIDFLATALPAGELVLGLMLLLGVFLRWAGAASAIILVGFILGIASAWARGLSIDCGCFGGGGYDAGAGPATYLKSMGRDALFLAMAAWTMWRPFERFALRP is encoded by the coding sequence ATGCGGGAGGCCATCGCATTCATCGCCCGCTTCGGGCTCGCCGCGGTGTGGCTGTGGTCCGGCGGCGTGAAGCTCGCGAACCCCCTCGACAGCAGGCAGGCCATCGCCGCCTACGAACTGCTGCCCGAGGGATGGATCGATTTCCTGGCCACTGCCCTGCCGGCGGGGGAGCTCGTGCTGGGGCTGATGCTGCTGCTCGGCGTGTTCCTCCGCTGGGCGGGCGCGGCGTCGGCGATCATCCTGGTCGGGTTCATCCTCGGCATCGCCTCCGCGTGGGCGCGGGGCCTGAGCATCGACTGCGGGTGCTTCGGCGGCGGCGGGTACGACGCCGGCGCGGGCCCGGCCACGTACCTGAAATCCATGGGGCGCGACGCGCTGTTCCTGGCCATGGCGGCGTGGACGATGTGGCGGCCGTTCGAGCGTTTCGCGTTGCGCCCTTGA
- a CDS encoding helix-turn-helix domain-containing protein: protein METVTRAVHPALRSCLAAPMVAYDMVLPADAVHVGVPGTAATVIIAVEEPLDVGWLHEPTRSTARWCSISGLHLRPALIHTHGLQRGIHLAVTPIGCRALFGAPIGAVTEHTVDMDDLPRGLTRDEHEAIAGRTTWTDRLAAAEAMLLARLNGWAADATVTAAWRLLGDGLPVARVAAEVGYSRRHLRNRVRAEFGLSPKEISRLARFEKARRLVASGASLTEAAGGCGYADQSHLSREWKGFVGASPKARTEDFPNLQDLAPVADHD from the coding sequence ATGGAGACCGTGACACGAGCGGTTCATCCCGCTCTTCGGAGCTGCCTGGCTGCGCCCATGGTGGCCTACGACATGGTGCTGCCGGCCGACGCCGTCCACGTGGGAGTGCCCGGCACGGCCGCCACGGTGATCATCGCGGTGGAGGAGCCTCTCGATGTGGGGTGGCTTCACGAACCCACCCGATCCACGGCGCGCTGGTGTTCGATCTCCGGTCTTCATCTGCGTCCGGCGCTGATTCACACGCACGGGCTGCAACGGGGCATCCATCTGGCCGTCACGCCGATCGGGTGCAGGGCACTCTTCGGCGCACCGATCGGCGCGGTGACGGAACACACCGTCGACATGGACGACCTGCCGCGGGGGCTGACCCGTGACGAGCATGAAGCCATCGCCGGCCGCACCACGTGGACGGACCGCCTCGCCGCCGCGGAAGCCATGCTGTTGGCCCGGCTGAACGGGTGGGCCGCCGACGCCACGGTGACGGCGGCGTGGCGCCTCCTCGGGGACGGTCTTCCCGTCGCCCGGGTGGCCGCCGAAGTCGGGTACTCCCGGCGCCACTTGAGGAATCGCGTCCGGGCGGAGTTTGGCCTGTCACCCAAAGAGATCAGCCGTCTGGCGCGCTTCGAGAAGGCCCGGCGCCTCGTCGCATCGGGAGCGTCCCTGACCGAAGCGGCCGGCGGGTGCGGCTATGCGGACCAGTCTCACCTCTCGCGGGAATGGAAGGGATTCGTCGGAGCCAGTCCCAAAGCCCGAACCGAAGACTTCCCAAACCTTCAAGACCTGGCGCCGGTCGCCGACCATGATTGA
- a CDS encoding fluoride efflux transporter FluC, with protein sequence MPVDSPAGALLALVLVAAGAAFGGITRHWFGEISARIACSALPGTFFANVVACAVAGLAWSLWGGAGPLWAFVGAGYAGALSTWSTLAREAVDLWRTRSWWAVGYPVLTAVTGASAASVFLG encoded by the coding sequence GTGCCCGTTGACTCCCCCGCGGGCGCGCTGCTCGCCCTCGTCCTCGTCGCGGCGGGGGCGGCGTTCGGCGGAATTACGCGGCACTGGTTCGGCGAGATCTCCGCGCGAATCGCGTGCAGCGCCCTGCCCGGGACGTTCTTCGCCAACGTCGTCGCCTGCGCGGTGGCGGGGCTCGCGTGGTCGCTGTGGGGCGGCGCGGGTCCGCTCTGGGCTTTCGTCGGCGCGGGTTACGCCGGGGCGCTGTCCACGTGGTCGACCCTGGCGCGCGAGGCCGTCGATCTGTGGCGCACCCGATCGTGGTGGGCGGTGGGATACCCCGTGCTGACCGCCGTGACCGGGGCGTCGGCGGCGTCCGTGTTCCTGGGCTGA
- a CDS encoding fluoride efflux transporter FluC, giving the protein MTVPSVSRARAHALVAAGSAAGAVLRVLAGWAASPLLGDAWSTVLVNVLGCFAIGAVAAMPALARWWPLVGPGLLGGFTTFSAFIVLLDGASPREAAILVVVTLVACPVAALLGERTVTRAR; this is encoded by the coding sequence GTGACCGTCCCTTCCGTTTCCCGCGCCCGCGCCCATGCGCTGGTCGCCGCGGGGTCGGCGGCGGGTGCGGTGCTGCGGGTGCTGGCAGGTTGGGCGGCGTCGCCTTTGCTCGGCGACGCCTGGTCGACGGTCCTGGTCAACGTCCTCGGCTGCTTCGCCATCGGCGCGGTCGCCGCCATGCCCGCCCTGGCGCGGTGGTGGCCCCTGGTCGGGCCGGGGCTGCTGGGAGGTTTCACCACGTTCTCGGCGTTCATCGTGCTTCTCGACGGCGCCTCCCCACGGGAAGCGGCGATCCTCGTCGTCGTCACGCTCGTCGCCTGCCCCGTGGCCGCCCTGCTCGGGGAGAGGACGGTGACCCGTGCCCGTTGA
- a CDS encoding HAD-IC family P-type ATPase, with the protein MADHEPHALSTSDALSLVNSGDGGLASAEASRRLASDGPNALPEPDRDGVVTRFLGHFNDPLIHVLLAAAAITALMRHWIDTAVILLVVVVNALIGFIQEGQAEKALEGLRTMLTASARVLRDGSPVTVPADELVAGDVVLLGPGDRVPADLRLLRTSDLRVDESPLTGESEPVTKGAEPVPADAGVGDRTSMAFSGTLAVAGTGAGVVTAIGRDTEIGRIDRMLGDVQTLETPLTRSMAKFGKQLTFIVVGLAVLLMAVSRLVHGSALLDVGLQAISFAVAAIPEGLPAVMAIALARGVQVMARRNAITRKLGAVETLGSVSVICTDKTGTLTKNEMTVREAVVAAGPVEISGTGYSPDGELSGPAAGDPAIRALAAIADRANEAEGRRKDGRWLLVGEPTDGALRVFALKAGHSRGADDRVSDVPFNSDNKWMAVHDDAPAPHDLPPAPAGGDDGSVFLKGAPDRLLDLCTHEIAPGGGVRGLDRGFWEAEIDRLSGRGLRVLAGAFRRGGASESDGDLDENDVALGGFTFAGLYGIIDPPRPEAIEAVAHCRAAGIRVKMITGDHAGTASAIAREMGIGDPDPATGEIPAITGRELEAMDDGELARAAAAHDVFARTSPEHKLRLVGGLQSLGEVVSMTGDGVNDAPALKRADVGVAMGVKGTEATKEAADVVLADDNFSSIARAVREGRAIHDNLRKTIVYMLPTNGSEALVMFAAVMANLTLPLTPLQILWVNMVCAVTLGVALAFEDPEPDVMDRPPRDPGEPLLDGMAGIRIAVVSLLLGGMTMAVFYWALDGGTAVGTARTLAVNALVVGQIWYLFNARHLREHSFRADLFTTNPASWIAVAALVALQLLFTYAPFMHAAFGSAPLGAAQWGLIVALGTAVFAVVEGEKALGRVIRRSGRRPGRRAPSPRRPATRP; encoded by the coding sequence ATGGCCGACCATGAACCCCACGCCCTGAGCACCTCCGATGCCCTGTCGCTGGTGAATTCCGGCGACGGGGGACTCGCCTCCGCCGAAGCTTCGCGACGCCTCGCGTCCGACGGGCCCAACGCTCTGCCCGAACCGGACCGCGACGGCGTCGTCACGCGTTTTCTGGGCCATTTCAACGACCCGCTGATCCACGTGCTCCTGGCCGCGGCCGCGATCACGGCCCTGATGCGGCACTGGATCGACACCGCGGTGATCCTGCTGGTGGTGGTGGTCAACGCCCTCATCGGCTTCATCCAGGAGGGGCAGGCCGAGAAGGCGCTGGAGGGCCTGCGGACCATGCTGACGGCGTCGGCGCGGGTGCTTCGCGACGGCTCGCCCGTCACCGTCCCCGCCGATGAGCTCGTCGCCGGCGACGTCGTCCTCCTCGGCCCGGGCGACCGCGTGCCCGCGGACCTGCGGCTGCTGCGCACCTCCGATCTGCGCGTCGACGAATCGCCGCTGACCGGCGAATCCGAGCCCGTCACCAAGGGCGCCGAGCCGGTCCCCGCCGATGCCGGCGTCGGCGACCGCACCTCCATGGCCTTCTCCGGCACGCTGGCCGTGGCGGGCACCGGCGCGGGCGTGGTCACCGCCATCGGGCGCGACACCGAGATCGGCCGCATCGACCGCATGCTCGGCGACGTGCAGACGCTGGAGACGCCGCTGACCCGGTCGATGGCGAAGTTCGGGAAGCAGCTGACCTTCATCGTCGTCGGCCTGGCGGTCCTGCTCATGGCCGTCTCGCGCCTGGTGCACGGCTCCGCCCTCCTCGACGTCGGGCTCCAGGCGATCAGCTTCGCCGTCGCCGCCATTCCCGAGGGGCTGCCCGCGGTGATGGCCATCGCCCTGGCCCGCGGCGTGCAGGTCATGGCCCGGCGCAACGCCATCACCCGCAAACTCGGCGCGGTGGAGACCCTCGGCTCCGTGTCGGTGATCTGCACCGACAAGACCGGCACGCTGACCAAGAACGAGATGACGGTGCGCGAGGCCGTCGTCGCCGCCGGGCCGGTGGAGATCTCCGGCACCGGCTACTCCCCCGACGGCGAACTGTCCGGCCCGGCCGCCGGCGACCCGGCCATCCGCGCGCTGGCCGCCATCGCCGACCGCGCCAACGAGGCCGAGGGGCGGCGCAAGGACGGCCGGTGGCTCCTCGTCGGCGAACCCACCGACGGCGCGCTGCGCGTCTTCGCCCTGAAGGCGGGCCACTCCCGCGGCGCCGACGACCGCGTCAGCGACGTCCCCTTCAACTCCGACAACAAGTGGATGGCCGTCCACGACGACGCGCCCGCGCCCCACGATCTCCCGCCCGCACCCGCCGGCGGCGACGACGGCAGCGTCTTCCTCAAGGGCGCGCCCGACCGGCTGCTGGACCTGTGCACCCACGAAATCGCGCCCGGCGGCGGGGTCCGCGGGCTCGACCGGGGATTCTGGGAGGCGGAAATCGACCGCCTCTCCGGGCGCGGCCTGCGGGTCCTGGCGGGCGCGTTCCGGCGCGGCGGGGCGTCGGAAAGCGACGGGGACCTCGACGAAAACGACGTCGCCCTGGGCGGGTTCACCTTCGCGGGGCTCTACGGCATCATCGACCCGCCGCGGCCCGAGGCCATCGAGGCCGTGGCGCACTGCCGGGCCGCCGGCATCCGCGTGAAGATGATCACCGGCGACCACGCCGGCACCGCCTCCGCCATCGCCCGCGAAATGGGCATCGGCGACCCCGACCCCGCCACCGGCGAGATCCCCGCCATCACCGGCCGCGAGCTCGAGGCGATGGACGACGGGGAACTCGCCCGCGCGGCCGCCGCCCACGACGTCTTCGCCCGCACCTCCCCCGAGCACAAGCTGCGGCTCGTCGGCGGGCTGCAATCGCTCGGCGAGGTCGTGTCCATGACCGGCGACGGCGTCAACGACGCCCCGGCCCTCAAGCGCGCCGACGTGGGCGTGGCCATGGGCGTCAAGGGCACCGAGGCGACGAAGGAAGCCGCCGACGTCGTGCTCGCCGACGACAACTTCTCGTCCATCGCCCGCGCCGTCCGCGAGGGCCGCGCCATCCACGACAACCTGCGCAAGACCATCGTCTACATGCTGCCGACCAACGGCAGCGAGGCGCTGGTCATGTTCGCCGCGGTGATGGCGAACCTGACGCTGCCGCTGACGCCCCTGCAGATCCTGTGGGTGAACATGGTCTGCGCGGTGACGCTCGGCGTGGCGCTGGCGTTCGAGGACCCCGAGCCGGACGTCATGGACCGGCCGCCGCGCGACCCCGGCGAGCCGCTTCTCGACGGCATGGCCGGCATCCGCATCGCCGTCGTGTCCCTGCTGCTGGGCGGGATGACCATGGCGGTGTTCTATTGGGCGCTCGACGGCGGCACCGCGGTGGGGACGGCCCGGACGCTCGCCGTCAACGCGCTGGTCGTCGGCCAGATCTGGTACCTGTTCAACGCCCGCCACCTGCGGGAGCACAGCTTCCGGGCGGACCTGTTCACCACCAACCCCGCGTCGTGGATCGCGGTGGCGGCGCTGGTCGCCCTGCAGCTGCTGTTCACCTACGCGCCGTTCATGCACGCGGCCTTCGGGTCGGCGCCGCTGGGCGCCGCGCAGTGGGGCCTGATCGTGGCGCTCGGCACGGCGGTGTTCGCGGTCGTCGAGGGCGAGAAGGCCCTCGGCCGGGTCATCCGCAGGTCGGGGCGGCGCCCGGGTCGTCGAGCGCCTTCACCGCGTCGCCCAGCGACCCGACCTTGA
- the pgm gene encoding phosphoglucomutase (alpha-D-glucose-1,6-bisphosphate-dependent): MAHERAGQIAQHQDLIDVAELVTAYYTRHPEPGNADQAVSFGTSGHRGSSLDTAFNEDHIHATTQAIVDYRAGQGVEGPLYIGRDTHGLSEPAMISAIEVLTANGVTVMVDSRGRYTPTPAVSHAILRHNRDLGASDRRRADGIVVTPSHNPPRDGGFKYNPPTGGPADSDATDWIAARANEYLAEGLDGVKRQSADKAGDLVVKHDYMNEYVADLPNVVDLDAIRGAGVKIGADPMGGASVDYWGAIADAHGLDLTVVNPLVDATWRFMTLDTDGKIRMDCSSPNAMASLIGNRDKFDLSTGNDADADRHGIVTPDAGLMNPNHYLAVAIDYLFANRPNWAADTAVGKTLVSSSMVDRVVADLGRKLVEVPVGFKWFVPGLMDGSVGFGGEESAGASFLRHDGTVWSTDKDGLIMDLLAAEIIAVTGKTPSQRYAELADKFGAPAYARTDADATREQKAILKKLSPEQVTADTLAGEPIVAKLTEAPGNGAAIGGLKVATENAWFAARPSGTEDKYKIYAESFKGADHLEQVQAEAQDVVSQVLGA; the protein is encoded by the coding sequence ATGGCCCACGAGCGCGCCGGGCAGATTGCCCAGCACCAGGATCTGATCGACGTCGCCGAGCTGGTGACCGCGTACTACACGCGCCACCCGGAGCCGGGCAACGCCGACCAGGCCGTGTCCTTCGGCACCTCCGGCCACCGCGGCTCCTCGCTGGACACCGCGTTCAACGAGGACCACATCCACGCCACCACGCAGGCGATCGTCGACTACCGCGCGGGGCAGGGCGTCGAGGGCCCGCTGTACATCGGCCGCGACACCCACGGGCTGTCCGAGCCCGCCATGATCTCCGCGATCGAGGTGCTCACCGCCAACGGCGTCACCGTCATGGTCGACTCCCGCGGCCGCTACACCCCGACGCCCGCCGTGTCCCACGCCATCCTGCGGCACAACCGCGACCTGGGCGCCTCCGACCGCCGCCGCGCCGACGGCATCGTGGTCACCCCCTCGCACAACCCGCCGCGCGACGGCGGCTTCAAGTACAACCCGCCCACCGGCGGCCCCGCCGACTCCGACGCCACCGACTGGATCGCCGCGCGCGCCAACGAATACCTGGCCGAGGGCCTCGACGGCGTCAAGCGCCAGTCGGCCGACAAGGCCGGCGATCTGGTGGTCAAGCACGACTACATGAACGAGTACGTCGCCGACCTGCCCAACGTCGTCGACCTCGACGCAATCCGCGGCGCCGGCGTGAAGATCGGCGCCGACCCCATGGGCGGCGCCTCCGTCGACTACTGGGGCGCCATCGCCGACGCCCACGGCCTCGACCTCACCGTGGTCAACCCGCTGGTCGACGCCACGTGGCGGTTCATGACGCTCGACACCGACGGCAAGATCCGCATGGACTGCTCCAGCCCGAACGCCATGGCGTCGCTGATCGGAAATCGCGACAAGTTCGACCTGTCCACCGGCAACGACGCCGACGCCGACCGCCACGGCATCGTCACCCCCGACGCGGGGCTGATGAACCCGAACCACTACCTGGCCGTCGCCATCGACTACCTCTTCGCCAACCGCCCGAACTGGGCCGCGGACACCGCCGTGGGCAAGACCCTCGTGTCCTCCTCGATGGTCGACCGCGTCGTCGCCGACCTGGGCCGCAAGCTCGTGGAGGTGCCCGTCGGCTTCAAGTGGTTCGTGCCCGGCCTGATGGACGGCTCCGTCGGCTTCGGCGGCGAGGAATCCGCCGGCGCGTCCTTCCTGCGCCACGACGGCACCGTCTGGTCCACCGACAAGGACGGCCTGATCATGGACCTGCTCGCCGCCGAGATCATCGCCGTGACCGGCAAGACGCCGTCGCAGCGCTACGCGGAGCTGGCCGACAAGTTCGGGGCGCCCGCCTACGCGCGCACCGACGCCGACGCCACCCGCGAGCAGAAGGCGATCCTCAAGAAGCTCTCGCCGGAGCAGGTCACGGCGGACACGCTGGCGGGCGAACCGATCGTCGCCAAGCTCACCGAGGCCCCCGGCAACGGCGCCGCCATCGGCGGCCTGAAGGTGGCCACCGAGAACGCCTGGTTCGCGGCCCGCCCGTCCGGCACCGAGGACAAGTACAAGATCTACGCCGAGTCCTTCAAGGGCGCCGACCACCTCGAGCAGGTGCAGGCGGAGGCCCAGGACGTCGTGTCGCAGGTGCTGGGCGCGTGA
- a CDS encoding VOC family protein gives MTTTKPQLFHSLTYADADKGLAFLAALGFEQILVVRDDADPSRVEHAELRWRDSGGIMLGSNRRAGTHEIPDTAGQKCCYLVVPTDADVDATYEKALANGATTIEKPADQPYGGRVATVADPEGNHWSVGSYPGQ, from the coding sequence ATGACGACGACCAAGCCCCAGCTTTTCCACTCCCTCACCTACGCCGATGCCGACAAGGGTCTGGCGTTCCTCGCCGCGCTCGGTTTCGAGCAAATCCTCGTCGTCCGCGACGATGCGGACCCCAGCCGAGTCGAGCATGCCGAACTGCGGTGGCGCGACTCGGGCGGGATCATGCTCGGCTCCAACCGGCGAGCGGGCACCCACGAGATCCCCGACACGGCGGGGCAGAAGTGCTGCTACCTCGTGGTCCCGACGGACGCCGACGTCGACGCAACCTACGAGAAGGCGCTGGCAAACGGCGCCACGACCATCGAAAAGCCCGCCGACCAGCCCTACGGCGGTCGTGTCGCCACCGTCGCGGATCCGGAAGGCAATCACTGGTCCGTGGGCTCGTACCCCGGCCAGTGA
- a CDS encoding alanine/glycine:cation symporter family protein, whose translation MNEFFSGLDSFVWSPFLLIPLLLGTGLWLTIRLGAVQLRMLGPSLRLGLIERKDDGGEGDISQYQALSTALAATVGVGNIVGVATAIGLGGPGALFWMWVTGLVGMASKYAEAFLGVKYRTTDAAGEQSGGPQYYLKKAIPNSFGKVLAYLFAVFAAIAAFGIGNLTQGNAVATNLENVFGLPASATGAIMFILVGAVLIGGIKSIGRFTAAFVPMMIILYIAAAIWVLVANISAIPDAIGLIFTDAFTGTSAVGGFAGAGIILAIQMGVARGLFSNESGMGSGAIAAAAATTTHPVRQGLVSMTQTFIDTIIVVSFTGLVIITTGAWEEGAEDAGAMTAHAFSAGLPGTFGGQLVALSIVFFAFSTMLGWSYYGERALESIVGRHGTIPYRFIFTCVVYVGAVTELETVWAFASALNGLMALPNLIGLIVLSGLIARETKAYLDFDPQLRASANEVAEWERNRVLSGR comes from the coding sequence ATGAACGAATTCTTCAGCGGGCTCGACTCCTTCGTCTGGAGCCCCTTCCTCCTCATCCCCCTGCTGCTGGGCACGGGCCTGTGGCTGACCATCCGCCTCGGCGCGGTGCAGCTGCGCATGCTCGGCCCGTCGCTGCGCCTGGGCCTCATCGAACGCAAGGACGACGGCGGCGAAGGCGACATTTCCCAGTACCAGGCCCTGTCCACCGCGCTGGCCGCGACGGTCGGCGTCGGCAACATCGTCGGCGTCGCCACCGCCATCGGCCTCGGCGGCCCGGGCGCCCTGTTCTGGATGTGGGTCACCGGCCTCGTCGGCATGGCGTCGAAGTACGCCGAGGCGTTCCTCGGCGTCAAGTACCGCACCACCGACGCCGCCGGCGAACAGTCCGGCGGCCCGCAGTACTACCTGAAGAAGGCCATCCCGAACTCCTTCGGCAAGGTCCTCGCCTACCTCTTCGCGGTGTTCGCGGCCATCGCCGCGTTCGGCATCGGCAACCTGACGCAGGGCAACGCCGTGGCCACCAACCTGGAGAACGTGTTCGGCCTGCCGGCCTCGGCCACCGGCGCCATCATGTTCATCCTCGTCGGCGCGGTGCTCATCGGCGGCATCAAGTCCATCGGCCGCTTCACCGCGGCCTTCGTGCCGATGATGATCATCCTCTACATCGCCGCCGCCATCTGGGTCCTCGTGGCCAACATCTCCGCCATCCCCGACGCCATCGGGCTGATCTTCACCGACGCGTTCACCGGCACCTCCGCCGTCGGCGGCTTCGCGGGCGCGGGCATCATCCTGGCCATCCAGATGGGCGTCGCCCGCGGCCTGTTCTCCAACGAGTCCGGCATGGGCTCGGGCGCCATCGCCGCCGCCGCGGCGACCACCACCCACCCGGTCCGCCAGGGCCTGGTCTCCATGACCCAGACGTTCATCGACACCATCATCGTCGTGTCCTTCACCGGCCTGGTCATCATCACCACCGGCGCCTGGGAGGAGGGCGCCGAGGACGCCGGCGCCATGACCGCCCACGCATTCTCCGCGGGCCTGCCGGGCACCTTCGGCGGCCAGCTGGTGGCCCTGTCCATCGTGTTCTTCGCGTTCTCGACGATGCTCGGCTGGTCCTACTACGGCGAGCGCGCCCTGGAGTCCATCGTCGGCCGCCACGGGACGATCCCCTACCGCTTCATCTTCACGTGCGTCGTCTACGTCGGCGCCGTCACCGAGCTGGAGACGGTGTGGGCCTTCGCCTCCGCCCTCAACGGCCTGATGGCCCTGCCGAACCTCATCGGCCTGATCGTCCTGTCCGGCCTCATCGCCCGGGAAACGAAGGCCTACCTGGACTTCGACCCGCAACTGCGGGCGTCGGCCAACGAGGTCGCCGAGTGGGAGCGCAACCGGGTGCTCTCCGGCCGCTGA
- a CDS encoding TetR/AcrR family transcriptional regulator, which produces MTSIMNIPEGDAPMSEARELPPTIAAPGQHSPRVQHILDEARSMLRESGWRNVSMRRLAARLDVKAPSLYKHITGKDELYRLLLDETLRNLGAALHEAVDEDPCPRSLLKAYRRAASADPHGYRLISRARVVNMVEPTDLDRWIREPFTRVAGGDEARGLALWAFAHGLVIAELVQESGDTADPVWTAGADAFAREA; this is translated from the coding sequence GTGACCAGCATCATGAACATTCCGGAAGGTGATGCTCCCATGTCCGAGGCGCGCGAGCTCCCGCCGACGATCGCCGCACCCGGCCAGCATTCGCCGCGAGTCCAGCACATCCTCGACGAGGCGCGGTCGATGCTGCGCGAGTCGGGGTGGCGCAACGTCAGCATGCGCCGGCTGGCCGCCCGCCTGGACGTGAAGGCGCCGTCGCTGTACAAGCACATCACCGGCAAGGATGAGCTGTACCGGCTGCTTCTCGACGAAACGCTGCGCAACCTCGGCGCCGCGCTGCATGAGGCCGTGGACGAGGACCCCTGCCCGCGCTCGCTGCTGAAGGCGTACCGGCGCGCGGCGTCGGCGGATCCCCACGGGTACCGGCTGATCAGCCGCGCCCGCGTGGTGAACATGGTCGAGCCCACCGACCTGGACCGCTGGATCCGGGAGCCGTTCACGCGCGTCGCCGGCGGGGACGAGGCCCGCGGACTGGCGCTGTGGGCCTTCGCCCACGGCCTGGTCATCGCGGAGCTGGTGCAGGAATCCGGGGACACCGCCGACCCGGTGTGGACGGCGGGGGCGGACGCCTTCGCCCGGGAGGCCTAG
- a CDS encoding pyridoxamine 5'-phosphate oxidase family protein, with protein sequence MSENNDVIQKLSDEESLELLSTKTFGRLVVRRKDDMDLFPLNYVVHEGAIWFRTAEGSKLFTLTLNDDVLFEADNVDSEAAEAWSVIVKGTARALKSNDEIAKADQLPLKPWLPTLKYNYVVVTPDEISGRKFHLGDEPERY encoded by the coding sequence ATGAGCGAAAACAATGACGTGATCCAGAAGCTGTCGGACGAGGAGTCCCTCGAACTGCTGTCGACCAAGACCTTCGGCCGCCTCGTGGTGCGCCGCAAAGACGACATGGATCTCTTCCCGCTGAACTACGTCGTCCACGAGGGCGCCATCTGGTTCCGCACCGCGGAGGGGTCCAAGCTGTTCACCCTCACCCTCAACGACGACGTCCTCTTCGAGGCGGACAACGTCGACTCGGAGGCCGCGGAAGCCTGGTCCGTCATCGTCAAGGGCACCGCCCGCGCCCTGAAGTCCAACGACGAGATCGCGAAGGCCGACCAGCTGCCGCTGAAGCCGTGGCTGCCGACCCTGAAGTACAACTACGTCGTGGTCACGCCGGACGAGATCTCGGGCCGCAAGTTCCACCTCGGCGACGAGCCCGAGCGTTACTGA